The stretch of DNA GCTCTAGAATACCAGTCGCGACTTGCACGGCCGCCCGCTTCGCAGAGCGCGAATGATTCCGGCCGACGACTTTTCCTCGTATTCTATAAGGGCATACAAGTCCGCTCACGGGAACGAAGACGCGGCCGAGACCGCCACGAGCGGACGGAGGAGAATCGGATTTGATCATGGACTATCTGGTCTGGGCGGGCATTCTGCTTTCGATCGGCCTGGCGCTGGCTATGCTCGAGGTATTCGTACCGTCGGGCGGACTGCTAGGGTTCCTTTCGCTGATGTCGCTGCTGGCCGCCGTGATCATGGCCTTCAGGCACGGCCCGTGGTCGGGGATCGGATTTCTGGGCGCGGCGGTCTTTGCCGTACCGGCGGGATTAATCCTGGCTCTGCAGTGGTGGCCCAAGACGCCGATGGGCCGGCGCATCTTGCTGCCGCTACCGACGAGCGACGAGGTGCTGCCCGACAGTGACAGGCGCCGCAATCTGAAAAGCCTGGTCGGTAAGATTGGCAAAGCCAAATCGCTGATGTTGCCCAGCGGCGCCGTGGACGTCGAAGGGACGACCGTCGACGCGCTGAGCGAGGGGATGGCGATAGAGGCCGGTGCGTGGGTGAAAGTGGTCGAAGTGCGTGGCACACGGGTCGTGGTGCGCCCCACAGAACAGCGCCCTGCCCCCCCCGAGCACGACGACACGCTAGACCAATCGATTGAATCCCTGGGATTGGATCCCTTTGAAGATCCCCTTTCCTGATAGGGAGTTGCGGCTGGGCTTACGGGGCCTAAATGCGCCGCTACAATTTACCGTACCGCACCAAGGCCCGTCCGGCGTACTGCCCGGCGCGCCGTCATCGCTGATTGGGGATACGGTTTTATGGAAGTCTTCGCCCAGGCCAAACTTGGCGACTCGAGCATCGGCAATGTCGTCTGGATCGTGGCACTGTTTGCGCTGCTGATCGGCGGCCTGGTATTCTTCGCCATCTTTGCGCGATACTTCCGCCTGTATGTGCAGAGTGTTACTACGGGCGCGGGCATCGGCATATTCGATCTATTGGGCATGACCTTTCGCAAGGTGAACCCCACGGTCATCGTGCGTAGCAAGATCATGGCCGTGCAGGCCGGTCTCGGAGAATCGACCGGCATTACCAGCAAGGCGCTCGAGGCCCATTACCTGGCCGGCGGCAACGTACCGCTAGTGATTCGTGCCATCATTGCTGCCAACAAGGCCAAGACGATTGATCTCGACTTCAAGCTCGCCACGGCCATCGACCTGGCCGGACGCAACGTGCTAGAGGCCGTACAGACGAGCGTCTATCCCAAGGTGATCGATTGCCCGCCGCGCGGAGCCGCGCGGCAAACGCTCGATGCCGTCGCCAAGAACGGCATCCAGTTGAAGGTCAAAGCCCGCGTCACAGTGCGGGCGAATTTAAATCAGCTCATCGGCGGTGCGACCGAGGAAACGATTATCGCCCGCGTCGGCGAAGGCATCGTCAGTGCAATCGGTTCTGCCGAAACACACTTGGAGGTGCTGGCGCAGCCGGACCGTATTTCAAAGGCGGTGCTGGCGCGCCGGTTGGACTCGCAAACGGCATTCGAGATCGTCTCGATCGATATCGCCGACATCGACGTGGGCGAGAATATCGGAGCCCGCCTGCAAGCCGACCAGGCCGAGGCCGACATGCGCGTCGCCCGGGCCAACGCCGAAGGGCGGCGGGCGATGGCGGTCGCACAAGAGCAAGAGATGGTCGCGCAAATCGAGGAAAGCCGTGCCAAGCTGGTCGAGGCTGACGCCGAGGTTCCCAAGGCGATCGCCGACTCGATCCAGGCCGGCAAGCTGGGGATCCTCGACTATTACAAGCTGCGCAACGTGCAGGCTGACACCGAAATGCGCATGGCCATCGCGGGTAGCG from Pirellulales bacterium encodes:
- a CDS encoding NfeD family protein, whose translation is MDYLVWAGILLSIGLALAMLEVFVPSGGLLGFLSLMSLLAAVIMAFRHGPWSGIGFLGAAVFAVPAGLILALQWWPKTPMGRRILLPLPTSDEVLPDSDRRRNLKSLVGKIGKAKSLMLPSGAVDVEGTTVDALSEGMAIEAGAWVKVVEVRGTRVVVRPTEQRPAPPEHDDTLDQSIESLGLDPFEDPLS
- the floA gene encoding flotillin-like protein FloA (flotillin-like protein involved in membrane lipid rafts), whose translation is MEVFAQAKLGDSSIGNVVWIVALFALLIGGLVFFAIFARYFRLYVQSVTTGAGIGIFDLLGMTFRKVNPTVIVRSKIMAVQAGLGESTGITSKALEAHYLAGGNVPLVIRAIIAANKAKTIDLDFKLATAIDLAGRNVLEAVQTSVYPKVIDCPPRGAARQTLDAVAKNGIQLKVKARVTVRANLNQLIGGATEETIIARVGEGIVSAIGSAETHLEVLAQPDRISKAVLARRLDSQTAFEIVSIDIADIDVGENIGARLQADQAEADMRVARANAEGRRAMAVAQEQEMVAQIEESRAKLVEADAEVPKAIADSIQAGKLGILDYYKLRNVQADTEMRMAIAGSGTGQSRNGQKAQQ